The sequence TGATATTAACTCTAAAGATAGGACAGGATTGACAGCGCTCATGTATGCATGCTCCAACGGTTGGTTAAAATTAGTAGAATTTTTAGTCGATCATGGTGCAGATATAGAGTTGAAAGATAATCAGTCTGGTGAGACGGCTTTGTTTTTTGCAGTACGTAACAACCATGTTAATATTGTGAAATTTCTATTATCAAAAGGAGCTGACAAAGATGCCACCGACAAGAAATGTCAGACAGTGATTAGAATagctgaaaataaaaacatggttgatattttaaatttattgaatagcaattataaaaatgcaCAACTAGAAGTTTATTATTCAGGAGAAGAACATCCTTACTGGGATGAAGTTATGACTGAATTAGAAAATGGTTTTAGTAAAgacattaaatcatttttagaagTCTTATCCATGGATATCTATACAGACCAGCTAATTtccaataatataacttttaaaaacttaCTTACTGGAAATAATGaccaattttttaatatggGAATCACCTTGTCACCACATCGTAAGCTTTTGGCTACTGCGCTTAAATGTTTTCATTCATGGAATTGGTCTAATTATTCTttagatgttaaaaaaaatgatatgaatGTTGAAAGTATTGCCCAGACATTAGGGATGATAGTAAGACAATTGCATATATTAGATGCTTCAATAAAGTACTTAGGAATTCATAGTTATGGTTTGGATCAACAAAAAGGTCAAGAAGCCAttaatcatttgaaaaaaatcagaattttggagaataaaatatttaaaatattagatcaaaaaataagaataagtcAAGTGGATTATACAGGATATAAAAAAAGGAatcgaaatataaaaaaaaacttagataaGTTGTTTGCTGGTACagctgttattttattattattacgcatattttaaattttatatttgatcaaTTTAAGAAGTGTAAAATATTGTTGGTATTGTAAATTGTACTGCcttttcattcttttttttttaaatttataatatataaaataaaattatgtattttaattatattttattattattgcagtttTAAGATAGTTTAAGTTACCTaacatacttaaattttatatctaaCTGAAAGctgaatttacaataaatttgagtgtaattaatcatttacattaattatatgtagTATTAAGAGTCCATATGTTCAATTAAAGTAACATTTTTGGGAGGGTTAACATTTGTTTGTACTAGTGGATTTTGGGGGTTTGCTCCTCTTTATTATCTATGGTTTGCTCCAATACCCCCAATAtcccaattttattatttcaatattaaacaatatataaaattataaaattataataaacatttttagtttttttctacaataaaatcattttctgaTTACTTAACACAAACTTATTAAGAATTTtctctgtatttatttattggttatGTACATCTTAGACAAATTAGATAAACAATTTTTCCCATACTTATTCTAAATCTTTATCTTCTCATGGCTGAAAATGAtctcttatatagttatatattggataaataataggtattggaCATATTGTGATGGCCacttaattaagtttaaatacatttagatagatttttttatttatgttcattTTCAAATCTTCAAAGTTATTATtagttagtaaataatttttatgatatttatttctgCTTTTAAActgttaatacataatattcttaaagTATTCTGTGGAATatgtgaaatacaatttttagagtatttttgtGCCTTAGGTGTTTGTATTTTAGtatcaaaatgtattgattagtAATAATTAGAAATACAATGTTTGTGTACcattaataatagaaatttgtttatgtttgttttagtatttaaatgaatagtgaaactattttgtttatagCAGTACCTACAATGGCTACAttgatttgttatattataataatttaggtatgtATTCAATTAATCAATGTGTGATTTTCATACAGGTAaatttactatacacaatattgATGGGTACCTACTgctaaattttctttaaaaaaacagaTTTTTCTGGATTTTCCAAAAAGTAATTGGAAAGATATGTACCATATTTTCATGGTAGTGTGattcattgaaatattgaatattctaataaatatttatttttaccccACAATGTCTTATTTTAAGAATACCTAGAAACtaagaaaattacattttaataatattgctttaataatattataaatatttataagtttataaccatatactaaatattaaataatcattaatatattgcCTATTCAAATCAATGAAATGTTAATCAATGTTCGCAGTGATTATCACttgattttcataatattttttaatttattacatttttattttggtactgattagctttaaaataaattgtatacattataatgaaatattttgtaataatatttatctaaataatgtaatgtattaggtaattatttaataggtacctataatattattcatacattattaaaaatataaaatcccaagaacaatataaatatacaaaagtaattttggtaagtatacctaatacacaaatatatttccaaatttttcaaattaggtacatcaaatataatagaattatatattaaatatccaCCTACTGAGATGTATTTTCAAATGAGTAattgaaatcatatttataatttttaattgttatacttaGGTAGGTActctagaaaataaaataggtagtatTGATTATCCACCTAcctataaaacaaattgtaagtTACAATCATCAAAAACTAATCATGTATCTAATATCTATCCATTGGTTTTTATTTCCATCTCAATAAtccaatacatatattatataggtattatatgggtatctaataattaagtatactataatatttattaattactatgataagtataataaatatattataggttgttgaaaaatgaaaatatgacaGTAAATGCTGTTTTTAGAGGGTTTATAGTGGTTAAATGGGTAAGTggaatattactgtattagataagcctgaaaatgttaaatttgatcATATTCTATAGAAGTATTCCTCTTCTTACTAGTTACCAGTTGGTAGTGACGCTGGATGATGGGATTTTTTAAAAGCTATCACCCACCACTGTGGTAGGTAATGGCGCGGGAGTGTGTCACTGTGTTTGAGTCAGATATTAACTATTTAGGTTCgtgtaatatctataataagtgtaaaatatttttcaaaatgtaatattttagaaaaatattttaaatgttttacacaTTTATCTATTCTATTCCAACACTAATTGTAGTTATAACATAcagaaaataaatttctaaacctattttttcaaacatataataatttaataaaaagaaacaaatataattactaaaaagacTAAAGAGACAATAATTTTAAGCACCCTAAAATGATACCACacgatttttacaatttttttttatagacaacaTTTTAGCCTCACATGTTATCTATacgtaataacttataagttaatatatatgtatagttgaaTATATTACAGCTATATTATTCTTGTTAAGCCAATGATATGTAttgaaatgaaattttttagttattagttcGGTATACCAAATAAAAGGTTAGGTATAAGTAATTTCATATCAATATATTAGGTATGAAGATacttagatacctatatattattattctttaggGTGATTTTtggttaatattttcttaaaaaaaaatgtcaacagataatataataatcatagaaataaatattgtaatgtatgtaCAATAGGTAAGtctaacttaattaaaaaaaaaaatttagagaaagagagagagcgCACTCCATAAATACATCTCATATAATTATCGATGACTATACTTCTTGATATAATCGGTttctactttataaataaaatagaaatctaTCTAAATAATCATATCTTCTGTATAACTATTTACATAGAATTGCACTCAGTCGCGCGTCGGGCTTAAAATTTAAtgaggtacctactacctacctgCATTTACTTATAGGAATCGACTATCAGCAggataatatgatgtataagaTATGTGTAGGATGAGTTTATGACTAGTTATGactgttatagtattataatatatgttgggCGAGTATAGATTGTATACTAATTTcactatatatacgtaaaagACGGACAGTAAAATCGGGTTACCGGAGGATGTTATGGGTTTACGTACCTAGAAAGCGCCCGAtgcctatattatacctaaatatatatgatgtatcGATGGTATGTAAGGTGATTCGCCAAACATGATTACCTACTCTCTCTGTCTTCTTcaatattgcaattatttaaagtataatttttgtaatttttaaatatatttaaaagtttaaatcataatttcaaactcttgagattttttgtacctaaaattTAAGGAGTATCCTGCGgagatataaattttaaatgacaacCTCCTTTTAtactgtgaattatttaataatttaatatacatttttttttaatgtaccaaCATCAAAATTCCAAAgtgtagtttttgagttattaagtataataggtCTATGATAACAAGTTTAGAAAATATGGAACTATCatagtaatttgaaaatgttaaaaatttataaataataaaaatggtttaaatataatacaatttatactaaTTGATATTAcatctattgtttatttttgtaaaaccatttttaaggacttagccttaatataaacattttaatatctaaaaaattgtTCGTTTAAATTTAGGTAGGTAGCCAGGTAggtcaatacatttaaaatacttaaataatatccaATAAACAATGTACTTTAAAATAGGAAAATCTCGaatctcatttgaaaaatagaagtttgaatcgctactatatttaaaatttcctagaatcaaaattaaaaaattcattattaaataaaaaaaataagggaTGACATGGTTGGTGAATCACTCAGTGTtgtagtttaatgtttaatgtttctATATAATCAGTAAATAGTAACAGGTAAAGGTACCtacgtattttatactattcaattaataattaacattacgGATTTTATctacgtataaatatttatgcatggtatatatatttatagacaatgtATATTAGAAACAACTTAATACACGTATTTTACATCCTCTTTCGAGTTCATTGAGACTTAGGTATTTTTCtctttgtatgtttttttgtaaaatatcaaaaacaaatacaaaaacaaaagtacATCGAATATCATGTAAATGGTGAATAGTCTCGGAAATTTACAATCGTAAATAAAGAGGCTTATACCGTAGATAAGGCCTAATATGAATTGAATCTGTAAATCAAAACGAtacatgttattaatttaaccaGAATATTAACTTTAGTAGGCGCAAATCGTTGATGAGTATTAAATAACGGTGTGCTAAGTACATTATGCAATGATGTACCTActcgtattttattgtattaattaattgttattaactatttttcttaatgatttttatataaagtaGCTACCTACGCATTAATGAGCATAGATACTAGATAACCAGATAGgtacatactaatatataaattgtataattgtatataatgagGTAAATAGGTTAGGCAGGACCTGCCTACTGGCTACTCCGACGATTTGCacctattataagttatacatcTTAATTATTCGTAtgaaaatgaacaattttacTTACAATTTGTAAACGGGTTAAGTATTTCTTCCACCACAAATATTTTTGCATGCGAGGACCAAGAGCAGATAGGAAATAATAGCTGTACATTATTGAATGTATGAGTGCATTAAGAAGACCACAAAGAGCTCCTTGTTGACCtgtgtaaacataataattatattattttgctgattgttttttgttgttttcaCGTTTTTTTTCACGTTTACGACAGTATGAAAACCGTAGTTCTAATTTTGAGCTTATAGAGCTTAGTTAGTTTCTATaactttgtttaaattttacataattaacgataatactataatagtattataataagataaataataataagtacgtCAATTATAATTCAAGTACATATTTATCAAATTCGATTTATCTTAATATTGTTAATcgaaaatcgtttatttttcaGAAATCATACATCCATCATGATTAATCCAGAACGTGTCATCTTCTATAACTGTGTTaatcagtttaaatattttattcatagaaGCTCTTTCTGAACACTGCGGCGAGGTTCAGAAAGTTCTAAATAGTTTTCTAATTATTGGGAAAATTGATATTTCTCGAGTGAAAATTAGAGCTTTTGGAAATAAAAATCTCATTTTTGATGATAATTAATGGGTCTCAAACTCAATATCGTTCCTTTTATTTGGTTTCCAATCACTTTAAACTAAAAACTTACTcggtaagtactaagtaggtaTACAAGGTACCCATTGATTAAaaatcatagttttatttatattttgttcaaataattttgttattattagaaataaaaaggTCTTGTTaactatataagatattataaaatagccaataggtacagTATAACTCGTTTATAATGGCATCAACTGTAGTGAcaaatatagccatataggatttaattacctaaaattaaaaGGCCTGGTAAAACTACTATGTTTTATGTGCTAAGTGGTAATTTGTATcgattgttataaatgttatgatGTTCAGTTATAATGACCGTATGCTGTGTGGAATATGGAATATTGATTTGAATAACGTATATTTTTGAGaatttaggtaaatattttatatattataaataaaccatGAAATACCTTCAGAATGTATGGGTCGTAGTCTTATTATCGACGTTTTATGACAATATTGATTTCATGataatgcaaaatattaaacaatcagTATCAAATTATTTGACtattgacaataaataatttaagttaaaaaataaacttttaaaaatagaaacaaaaatacaatataatttttatatatataaataaaaaacattttacaaacaaaaataatagatttgttttaatatactcgtaatatgtacttatccaataaataatataggtgcattattatagttaaaattgtgTGATTAAAATCTAATAGAATGTACCTTATAAttaagttatcattttttttaaattttggttatAATGACTTATTTTtgttggtatttaaaaaatcattacagCAGTATAAACGATTTCTactgttgataataatttataaggtactgagttttaatataatataatattgcgcaTAATTGCATAAGAAGTTAAGGTTTACCTTTAATAAATCTCAAAAAAGTCCAAGTAGTTACGACCATATTCACATGATGATAAACGTGTAAGAATGAAACATGAGATTGTTTTTTCCTCAATACAAAGAATACCtaaattcaaacataatatttattaaataattaaataatttccaaaGAAGCTAagagtttattttataacataggtAGTccgtttgtatttgtataatatatttgtacacagctaaagaaatatattactactaataataatgacaatactaAAATGTGAAATTAAACAAGTACCAATATGCGTTAAAATG is a genomic window of Rhopalosiphum padi isolate XX-2018 chromosome 4, ASM2088224v1, whole genome shotgun sequence containing:
- the LOC132928877 gene encoding ankyrin repeat, SAM and basic leucine zipper domain-containing protein 1-like isoform X1; protein product: MFTAFGCTDMTFIFNFYYQSVCPALNINIQKSEQIFRKQKPKTVPISVNMKYEKNIFPAEWESDSDEYDEFGDIIKQNSYNVKPEVEDFQLTLINACTTNNVPEITRALNSGTVNINSYLNNNWTALMNAAFYGSLDAVIYLLQNGADPLMEYDCHNVIMCVCNCSRISDELDLLNCLKHLENVDGIDINSKDRTGLTALMYACSNGWLKLVEFLVDHGADIELKDNQSGETALFFAVRNNHVNIVKFLLSKGADKDATDKKCQTVIRIAENKNMVDILNLLNSNYKNAQLEVYYSGEEHPYWDEVMTELENGFSKDIKSFLEVLSMDIYTDQLISNNITFKNLLTGNNDQFFNMGITLSPHRKLLATALKCFHSWNWSNYSLDVKKNDMNVESIAQTLGMIVRQLHILDASIKYLGIHSYGLDQQKGQEAINHLKKIRILENKIFKILDQKIRISQVDYTGYKKRNRNIKKNLDKLFAGTAVILLLLRIF
- the LOC132928877 gene encoding ankyrin repeat, SAM and basic leucine zipper domain-containing protein 1-like isoform X2, giving the protein MVPQNCEERVPISVNMKYEKNIFPAEWESDSDEYDEFGDIIKQNSYNVKPEVEDFQLTLINACTTNNVPEITRALNSGTVNINSYLNNNWTALMNAAFYGSLDAVIYLLQNGADPLMEYDCHNVIMCVCNCSRISDELDLLNCLKHLENVDGIDINSKDRTGLTALMYACSNGWLKLVEFLVDHGADIELKDNQSGETALFFAVRNNHVNIVKFLLSKGADKDATDKKCQTVIRIAENKNMVDILNLLNSNYKNAQLEVYYSGEEHPYWDEVMTELENGFSKDIKSFLEVLSMDIYTDQLISNNITFKNLLTGNNDQFFNMGITLSPHRKLLATALKCFHSWNWSNYSLDVKKNDMNVESIAQTLGMIVRQLHILDASIKYLGIHSYGLDQQKGQEAINHLKKIRILENKIFKILDQKIRISQVDYTGYKKRNRNIKKNLDKLFAGTAVILLLLRIF
- the LOC132928877 gene encoding ankyrin repeat, SAM and basic leucine zipper domain-containing protein 1-like isoform X3, with amino-acid sequence MKYEKNIFPAEWESDSDEYDEFGDIIKQNSYNVKPEVEDFQLTLINACTTNNVPEITRALNSGTVNINSYLNNNWTALMNAAFYGSLDAVIYLLQNGADPLMEYDCHNVIMCVCNCSRISDELDLLNCLKHLENVDGIDINSKDRTGLTALMYACSNGWLKLVEFLVDHGADIELKDNQSGETALFFAVRNNHVNIVKFLLSKGADKDATDKKCQTVIRIAENKNMVDILNLLNSNYKNAQLEVYYSGEEHPYWDEVMTELENGFSKDIKSFLEVLSMDIYTDQLISNNITFKNLLTGNNDQFFNMGITLSPHRKLLATALKCFHSWNWSNYSLDVKKNDMNVESIAQTLGMIVRQLHILDASIKYLGIHSYGLDQQKGQEAINHLKKIRILENKIFKILDQKIRISQVDYTGYKKRNRNIKKNLDKLFAGTAVILLLLRIF